The Tigriopus californicus strain San Diego chromosome 10, Tcal_SD_v2.1, whole genome shotgun sequence region AAACCTTCAAACATTTATGATACAAGATCAAGACGATCTTCACATgtgtttatttttcattttctctagCATGTTTTCTACCATATTCAGGAGCTAATCTTGCATGTTTTGACATAATTGAAGAGGTATTCCAAGGCTAGGTACCTAGCAGCCATTGCTTTTNTAGCATGTTTTCTACCATATTCAGGAGCTAATCTTGCATGTTTTGACATAATTGAAGAGGTATTCCAAGGCTAGGTACCTAGCAGCCATTGCTTTTGGAGCTATGGCACACCCACAACTTGAGCATCAATCTAATATCGGAGATGATGCTACCTGGTGTTATCtggaggaaaagaaatgtaaaaacGTGCGATGTGAAGGGATCTGATAAAATGGAAGGACTTTTAAGTGGGCAAATTTAGCTCGTTAGTTGACACCTTCGTGGTTTATCCGTCTACCGTATGACCATTTGATTAAGAAAGCTGGCATATTATTGTTTATTATAGGGACCACAAAGACCGAAAATTGATAAGGATAAAGGGAATGCAACAAAATGCCAACAAAATATCCCTCTAGGTATCGCACAGTGCTAAAAGGGGGAAAATGCTTATCTTCCAGCATCCCCTAACTCATTCAGGCCTTTATTGAGCTTGTTGAtactttttcatatttgaatcATGGTGCATTGAAGTATGGCTATGAGGTACGCTGCAGGCACGTAGGTGAAATGGTGGAAGAACACAAGTACACTAAAAGAACTATCAATGCAAATGACCTAACAGTAAAAGCTGCGAGAGCCTTGGCAAATGTCCAGCAATTTATCCTTGCTTTTCACGAGCAcgatttgaacttgaaagcttACGTTCTCGTCTCTTCTTCATGTTGCTCTCGATGAAATGCTAGTTTAAGGCATACTACGAGAGTCGGATCAACAAAAACGCCCAGACAGaatatattttgcattttgtcaAGATACTTCGATATTAAAACCTGCAGATCTACAAATCTGGGCTTTGATGTAGGAGTGGAGTTGCTTTCGGTTTGGATAATGTTTAAAAACTATATTTTGCAACTTGCCCTTAATGAGTTCAAGGAGGACACAACCTCGTTGTGAATAACAGACTCAAGGAGTCAAGGGATTAAAACTAACAAATGCCTGGTTGAAATTAGCAAGGTTATGAGAAAGACTAGATGGTGTCCTTTGGGGTGAGGAAAAGCCGAGATTATGAAGACTTTATGCCGAAGAAACAATTCATCATGTTGATGAACAATgctcaaaatgaacatgtccTTGTGAAAGTCAAGATTTCCCTTTTTCGTGAACTTTTAAGACTTGTATAGGTACATGACCCACGTAATTAGGAGTACTGGATGTGTGTCAGAAGTAAACAAAgctattcattcaaattcGATGCGCTgtcatcattttttgatcattgGCTTGGGCAGAAATGTAATACCTCGTAATCAAATGTTGTCTCGGAAATGTCATCTTTGGATATCTCTGATTCAAAGTGAGTTATCACATGATTGAATTGGCACCTTGTGGATTGCAGTCGCATAATAAGAGTCTTGAGTGAGATTCTCAGATGGCCCTGGATAAAACAGAGACCCGACTTTCTCCGCTTGAAATTCGAGGATCGTCATGTTGTTCTCAATTCTGATTCTCACTAAAGCAGGCCGAATGTTTCGTGTCCCAGCACAAATGCTCCATGGGACAGCCCatccctgattttttttgctcaagcaCTCGAGCAAGTCTTGACGATAGCCTGTGTGGTCTTGAGTATGTACGTGTGCCCAACAACGTAAGACCTATACATCTTCTGTATGTACACACGACCAGCAGACGCTGGCCTGAGGATTTCTGTTTTGAAGCTGGAACATGCAGTTGGTAAAAACATAGGTGGAGAACGCAGAAGTCCTTCGACCTTGTCGACGGGAGAAAATTCGACCAAAGCTCTTTCTTGCCACAGAACGGGGAATTATGAGCTAGGCCTTTTTGTGTAAGTGTGAGATTGCTTTGATTGGGAATTGGTGAACCGCAAACTCCAATATGGCTGAAGGAAGGAGAAAACTGGAGCAGGACTCTCAAATTGGTAAGCAATTCTCTTTCGTATCATACATTGTGAGTACGGTGATCTTGACCAGAGCACCTCAAATGTTGCACAAGTATATACTGTATGTTCGTAGACTAGAACACATGGCCTTGTGTCCAAATAATGGTCTAACTTTAGCGTTTCATTTCATGAGGAAAATATCAAACGCGGattgatttgttgtttttttctttcgtgcATTTCGCGAACCTCATCACGTTTGTgagcttgatttgaaaacagTAGATGTAAGTGGATTCTGACAAGGCGACACCGTGTTTTACCCTGCCTAAAAGTCGGAAAGACGGCGAACGATCAGACATTCATGCACTTTACTTTTGAGGCCAAGAACAAAGGCTCTTTCTCGTTGTTTGACTAACGAGCGACGAACGGCAGGAGACCCTCACATCAGCAATGACGTTCAAATTCTGAACCAACTATGAACGAACACTTTCAGTATCAGTTGGACTGGCGGCTTGCGAGAAACATCCAGGTTGTTAGAACTCATTGTCTACATCCACATTTGGTAATTCCAGTAATACCATACTAaacattcaattcaaagtaTTTCTTTAAAGATGGTGTTGAAATCAACCCGAAAAATGTGTCCCGTCGCAGGGCCTCGCCTCAATGGAAGGGTCACTTTGACAAGCTCTCTGACAAATGGGGGACCATCAGCTCAGCCTCAAGTTCTGTGGCAGGTTCGATTGGTTAGAATCTAAGCTTGTGTTCACTCACTTGGATTTCAACCTCTTGATTGTTGTGCTGTCTGGACTaatttcaacaagttcgtTTCCTCCCAAAACAAATTATACGCAGTATTTGATTGGTCATTGGAAATTCTCACAAACAACATCCGAATGGATTCGGAAGTGACACCATTTAGTACCACACAATTGCCGACACGAACACTTGACACCATTAATCGTTTGAGATCAAGTAGTGCTCTTTCATTGAAATGTCGTGACAAATGAAGAGGGTTTCTTTCCATTGGCAAtagattttttcaaaactgacgTAATTCTAGGATCTCTACCAACCTCACCAATTCCATACCATCTTTGGGGGGATCTGGAGAAGCAGAAAGAGCAAGGTGGATATCCATGGACTCATCTAAGTCACAATCAAGAGGAGGAGGTGTGGATAGATCCTCTGAAACTTCCCAGAGACATATCCGCGTAAGTGGAGAGGACATGTTGCCGCCaaagtgactgactgactgactgactcatgAGTCATGAGCGAATCTTACTTTAGCTTAGCGTACTATATATTTCCCTCGAGTCAATGTTGATTAATGCTCGTTGCATGGTGACATTGGTATGTTCCAGGGCCACCATACGAAGGAGAGATAAGAGCATCCCAAGGGAATGGTTTCATCTACCAGAGGGAGCAGAGCCTCCTTCAGTGGAGGAGCTTCTCCGAGAGTCGTCGTCAGATGATGATAATGTTGATGATACTCAAGGCGCTCAACGAGCCAAATCTCCACCTTTGTGTGGACGGGGTAGAAGCAAGTCCCGAGAGCGAAAGCTGAACAAGCATAAACTGTCATCACAGGCACAAGACCTTCAAGCCGAGTATGAGATAGTGCACCCAGTACCACCCCAAGATAATCCATTCGCCTCTGAATCTTCGCTGAAAGGGTTATCGAGTCCATTCACAACTTACAATGCATTGCCTAGTCATGATCAGACATCTACCAATGCAGAAATTTCCAGGATTAATCAGGAGGCAAACGATCCCCACGTCCACCTTAAACAAGAAATCGTTATCAATAAAGAGGCTGAAGATGACTCTGACTCGACAGGATGTTTTCCTCTCACAAGGCGGTCAAGATCACGAagtaaatcaaaagaaaagaaaactggaaaaagatCAACCAGTAGACATCAGAGCGAAAACGCCTACGCCTTACCACCACGGACGGACGTTCCTGGGCGTGAGGGTCAAATATCCCCGCCAGAGGTGAATCGAGATAAGAAACCAACTCCAAAGTCAATCAAAACTAAACATCAAGGCGGTAAATCTAATAGCTCTCGTGATGAAGGCTACGAGCCAGTCGGGCAAAGGAGAACAGGCTTTGAAGGCACCAGTAGTTTGGTTAAATTGGATACGCGGGAAGGAACCAATCCATTCCTCATTGAAGACAACAGTCCAAACATAACCAAAGAGTACGAGGATGTCCAACCCTTTGGCCCCCCACTTCTAAACAATGGACAGAGCCGATCACCTCAGCAACAACGTAGCAAAGAACGATTAGAGCAGATAATGATTGAAGAGgaactgaaaatgaagaaactcacTAATAACACCACGCCAAGTTCAAGAGACGTGCCTCTAAGTAATACAAACAACGTGGAAACGAATCTAAAAATCGACCAAGCTTCGAATCCATTTGAAATACCTGAAGAGGCGAATGTTGCAATTGGAACATCTTCTGAAATGGGAAATGCCAGTCCAGCCAAAATTGACCGAGCCAAAGAAGAGTCGGATCAACATGAAAAAGAGGTTGCTAAGCAGAAAGCgaagcaaattgcaaaattaaaagagaaacaaaccaaagaagaagaaaaaaaaagggaaaagaatgccaaggaagcaaaatcaagaaaagagaaggaagaacaACCGCAAAGGGAAAAACGCGATAAAGAGGAAAAGCTCCAAAAAATAAGGGAAGGAAAACtgcaaaaggaaaaggaagagagggaggaaaaacttagaaaagaggaagaaatcTTGGAAGAAAAGTTGCGCAAAGAACAATTGGTTATCGATGAAAGACTACGTAAGGAAGAGGCCAAAGAGGAGAAGcgacaaaaagaaagagatgtCAAGGAGGAAAAATTACGAAGGGAAAGAGAATCCAAAGAAGAGAAACAACGCAAGGAGAAGGAGatcaaggagaaaaaagaaagtcAATCTCAAGAACCCACAAGgcaaaaggagaaagaggccAATGGCAAAGTGAGcaagaatgaattggaaagagAACAAAGCAATACGACACTACATGACCATAATATTGCGCCACCAGAGGTAGGGAATGGACTCTCAAAGCATGATCAAAAACCAAATGCAACGGATGATACTGACAACAAAAAATCCATGGAGTCATCCAAAGTCAAGCAAGAATCAAACTCCCAAACAACAAATCTAAACGAAGAAAGATATTCAGAAGCTATTCCTAAAAACGACGAAGACCTGAATCCATTTGGCGATGATAGGAAAGCAAAATATCAAGACAAATCCAAAACAGAGGAGCCTTCGACATTGCAGAACCCTTTTGAGGAAGGTGTCTTTCCTACAAATGAGCCGTTGCACATTGACAAAAACGATTGGGATCTGATCAAGCAAGAGCTATTCCACGAAGATGGTGATGCACAGGAAATCATATTCACACCATTTGAAAAGGATGATGAGACACCAATGGATGTCAACAGACTTGAAAAACAGGCTCAAGATCAAATAGCAGAACTTTTTCAAAGTAACactttggagaagaaaaaacgGAAAGAAGGTGATGCTTTATCCAAACAGAATGACGAATATGAGGACGTCGCAGAATTAAGTGCAGAagagttgaaaaagaaacaacaagAAGATGAGGCCTCAAGGCAACAGAGATTGAAGGCTCAGTACCTGAAGGAGCAAGAAGAACTCAAAGCAAAGAAGGATGCAAAACGAAAGAACAAGAGGAGGGATAAATCACAAGACAGTAAGCTTTCATTCTCCTTCTTTAGCTCCTCATCATCCCAAAAAggtggggatgatgatgaaatggaAGGTCTTGTGAAACCATCCCATTCATCAAGATATTCTTTGGAGACAAACGGCTCTGAAATGCTTGACTCACATTCAcgaatttccaaaaaagagcgagctaaattggaaaaagaagcccaaaaggaaaaaaagaggattGAGAAACTGGAGAAGGAACagcagaaaattgaaaagaaagaaatggaggAGAAAAGCAAGCAAGATCAGCTGATAAAACAAGCTGAATTGGCCAAGCTGGCAAAAgaacagaaagaagaacagaagaggaaaaagcaagaagagaaagaacacagaaaaaatgctcaagaagaaaaggacaaaaaacaGACAGAATTGGCTAAGCTTGCATTGCAAcagaaagaagacgaaaaaaagaaaaaagaggaagaaaaggaaagaaaagaaaaaggaaagagagaaaaagagatgaaGCAAGCGGAATTGGCCAAACTAGCTTTAGAGCAAAAGCAGGAGGCTAAACGCAGGAAAGAGCAAGATAAAGAAAGTAAAGAGCAGGCACAAAAAGAGCATGAAATGAGGCAAGCAGAGTTGGCCAAGCTTGCGCTTGAGcaaaaggaagaggaaaagaggaggaagttGGAAGAAAAGGAGACCAAAGATAATGCAAAGAAGGACCAAGAAATGAGGCAGGCAGAATTGGCCAGGCTCGCCTTTGAgcagaaagaagaagaaaagagaagaaagttagaagagaaagagaataaAGATCTTatgaaaaaggaagaggagaaaagaCAGGCAGAATTAGCTAAGATTGCCCTTGAACAAAAAGcagaggaaagaagaagaaaattagAAGAAAAGGAGGACAAAAATCGGACaaagaaggaacaagaaaagaagcaAGAAGAATTGGCGAGGCTAGCTCTTGAACAAAAGGAAGagcaaaggaaaaagaaattggaaggaaaagaggaaaaagatcgcatgaaaatggaagagAAAAGAAGACAAGAAGAATTGGCAAAGCTTGCacttgaggaagaagaaggagaaaataGACAGAAGGTGGAAGAAAATGAGGTTAAAGATCGcataaaaaaggaagaaggcaAATTGGACATGGCATCTagtcaacaaaagaaaaaaaccaatctGGATCCACACTCGCAGAAATGTAGAGAAACACATTTACTAACTCAAGATAACAAAGACAGTGTTCCCAAGGAGAAAACAATTTCTACCTCAGATATGCATGACCTTGAACAAGAAAGTGACATCACGAATGAGTCTAACATAAGGGAACAAGAACTTAAAATCGAGCAgcagaaaaaggaaattgacGATATGCAAATGCTTATCAGCTTGGCAAATGAAGAACCCCCCAAGTCATCCGACCTTAATGAAGGAAATTGGCCCGTGAATCAAAATGTTCCGCCTCTTCATGAAAGTACAGCTCAATCCaacggtggtcaaaaatctGGAAAAGAAGAGATCTCAAATTCGCGCAAGGACCTAAATAAACGTTCTTTCTTGAGCAAGTTATTCCATACGAAAAGCGGAAAGGcaaaatcaatgtcaaatttggatGATCCTGCGGAGACAAAAGAAGACGAGCGGTATGTTGGTTAAATCCTTGTTTGCCGCTCTTTgcaatccaattcaaattgattcaCACACCTTTCAGAACTTTTGAGCCCGTAATATTCTCGGCCTCCTCGGCTCGCCCCACAATTGAGCCCTCAAATCTCAGTCCAGAagaaaaagatgcaaataaaacgCGCCCTACAAGGTAAGTGAATTTGAAACGATGTAGCCGTGACAACACTTCGAGATTGAAGGCATACCTTTCGAAACCCTGCTCGATGCGAATGATCAGTAATTTATGTCGTAGACATTTTAGAGGACACATCTGAGACACTCTTGGAAGAAGTGTTGGCAAACGTTCTTGGCCCAAAAGCTCCCAGGACTTTTGACGGTGTGCGtaggtgaaaaatgaaagctcAGGGTAACCTATGGGAATGTGCCCTCCTCGGCCAGAGCGAGCCACTCACACACTTTGTAGCTCATTGTTGTGGAGCTCGTCATACGGGCTAGGAGGGGTAATCATCGTCATTCTGGCCTAATAAGTACACGACTTCCAAGGAGGTTGTTCATCCAGGACTGAAATGGCTGTTTGAGAGAAAAGTAATGCTCTCCGTCGATTTGGTCTCTCCTCTTGCCTCCATGGGAGTCTATGGACCCTTTGAGTCTTTGGGATCGCAGGTTTAATAAACTTGGAAAAGACGATAGTGTGCCAATAGTTCCAGAACTACCAACCCAAGAGTACTTGACATTCGAGGCACTTCAAAGGGAGGAAGAAATCTCGGACGAAGAAAGTGATAGTGCCGTCAGAAAGAGTGTTGGTAACGATTCCTCAGGTTATCTGGACTCAGATATTAGTCAAGGTTGCTTTGCATCTGTAAGATCGCGGTAAGTTATGTACCTCACCTACATACTCATTGTCGTAGCACATCTTTGATTGTATTCATTGACGATAAGATAATATGCTCCATAGAACCACCAATGtattattttgattgattggaccATTGTGtgacaaaatccaaaaaaactgCTTTCACAGAATGATTGAGAAGACATCGTATTACAAGACTATTCTTAATATagcaaagaaattgattgGGATCAATAGCTTTCAGTGTGCATTCTTTTACAGAGGGCAATCGAACTGGGAGAGATGAGTTTTAGACAATTAAAGATAACTTGCAATACTTCACTTGAACCGTTAAGTTTCCGTGCATTACTCTTCATCCCCATCAGTTTTTTCCCTCACTCTCGTCGGTCCATTCGATCTGATCACTGTTACAGTGTCTCCGCAAAGCAGGATTTTGCAGTGTCCTAAACCACACTGTGCACGCTGTACTTCGAATCATCTGACTGTTAGCTGCGGAGAGAGTCTTGAAACAAACTGGACGATGTCCAACTTTTGAAGGTTCAGTAGGGTAAGGAGACATGCAAATGGCCTCGCACATTTCGTCGTCCTAGTGCGGTCACAGTAGGGGAGAACAAGCAAGAAATTCCTCAGCTAGGCAAGATGGAGAGCGTTCATTCTCTCTGACGTGGATTGAGGCCTAATTGATTGACACCTTGGGTCCCGCTTTTCAGTGAACATCTCTACGAACCAATTTTGGGGAGCCCcaaaccatccccattagcgGATCGTAAGGATCAGCTCAAGGAGATTGTCGAATCGCCCACGGAAGACAATCAAGATTCACCACCCGGACTGCCCctaaagaacaagaacaaacgCGCCAAACATAGGTCACAAGAAGCACCTGAAGCTATGGctgccaagacttctaatagGTAGGAACGTCGTTCCGAGGTTTGACCTTGGTTGGGTGGATGAGGTTTCAACACTCACTCAGGAATTGATGGCACTTTTTGTTTGATCTATGCAGTACCTCCTTCTGGAAGTTTGGCtccaagaaaaacaatgatgaACCGGATTTGGTGAAGAACGGGTTCCATGACGAAGATGACGCggaggaggatgaagaggataTGGACACCTCCTCGGCAGGGGGCAAAGACCGGTTAGCATTGGACATTGCATTGTTGGGCATAGCAGAATAAGGTTTTGAGAGAGTAAGTGCGTTTCAAACCTTTAGGAAAAGTCGCGACCGGAAGAAGAAGCCGGGTTTGGGAACCAAGATGAAGAACTTTCGGCTCCCATCACCTGGAGAAGTGGCAAATGGCTACTTAAGTTCGAACTTTCATCAAAAGAACTTCAAGCAACCGTTGGTCAGTCGTTCACGTATGGAAGATCAAGATTTGCAACGGATTCGACAACTCACTGTCGAGCGGAATACCCCGTCTGAATTGGCGTCGCTTTCGCACCCCTTTGACATCCCTTTGCCTAAATTCAGGAAAAACCGAAGCAAGAGCAACAAGCGTGACGAGAGTGAAAGGTACAGGAAACGGAAACGCACGTGTTTaagctggttggttggtggcaCCCTTTTCACGTTGACCTTTTTTTAGTGAGGATGGTGGGCATGCACCCAATCGGCTTTATGGAACACTGCCTAGATCTTGGAGAGAGCAAAATCTGGTGACAGGTGTCAAAGAGAATGTTGATCCTAACTTGGTGAAGGAACGACAAGAGCTGGTCAAGACCAAGTCCCCATCTGAATTGGCACAATTTCGATCAATCACGGATTTCCCTGTTCCCTCGAAGATTCAGAACATTTTTTCGACCAACAAGAAGAACCCTCAACGTCAAGCTGAAAAGCGGAGGTAAAAatcgcaaaaaaaataatctacTACCCACGACATCGCTGATGATTATTTTTGGATCTGAGTTCAGACATAGCGCCTCTAGTGTTGAAGCAACTCCAGAGGGTTGGACCAAGAGCTTGCCAAGGTCCTGGAAGGATACTAAGCTCGTGACCAATGTTAAGGAATACCAACCGAATGATATTGTGAAGCAAAGACAGGAATTGGTGTCGACCAAAAAGCCTCATGAGTTGGCTCAAATCCATGGCTTTTCAGATTTCCCAGTACCAGCCCTCTTCAAACGATCAAGATCAAGCTCGGGCACCAGAGATAAAGAATCAAGGAAACGGTAATTCATTCGGGAAGAAAGGGTGATTTTTAGCAATGGCTGTGTAACTCCTGTATATAGTAGGTGCGTTTCTAAGTACCTTTGCCTAGACTAACGTCACATCCTCTACGTCTATGCAGAGCGAGCAGAACCAGCAGTGTGGTAAGCATCACTCGATCTGTGGGTGGAACTCTCTCAAGAGGATGGAAGGATACCAAGTTGGTGACCAAAGTCAAGGTCGAGCCCGACTCAGACACTCTCACCATGAGGAGGAACTTGATTCAGGCCAAGTCCCCGGCTGAGTTGGCCCAAATTACATCGGTGGCAGATTTTCCGATTCCAACTGCACTAGAGCACTTTTGGAAATCGGACAAACCCAAGGAAAGCGAAGGCACCGAGAAGAAAGGCACGCATAAGAGGTAGGTTCATGATGCCAGCAGATGATGCATCGAAGCCGAATTGTAATGCATGCTTATAATTGGCTTTTAGCATGTCGAATTTGGAAGATATGTACAGTAATCTACCTCGTGCCTTGAAAACTGAATGCTTGGTTCGGAGTAAAATCGAAGATGAAGAGGTGCTAAAGAAGCGCCAAAAGCTTGTGGAAACCATGAAACCTGGTGAACTAGCCTCCATCACTTCTATCTCGGATATTCCCATCCCAAGTGCCTTGGAAAACATCTTTAAGAGCTCGGACAAGCCAGAGCCTCCAGCCAGAAGAAACAAGGATATAGAGGAGAAGCGCAAGTAGGGCACACTACTTACATACATTTCAGCTCTAAGGTTTTGGTCCACTTCGCTTTTTCCCAATTACAGACGAAACCGATCCGTTGGTGCACTTTTAAGCTATGAAGGCCTACCTGAGAGCCTCAAAGCTGAAGTTCTAGTCCGATCCAAAGTGGAAGAAGATCCTGAGGAAGTGAGAGTGAGGCAAGAGCTGGTCAAGAACAAAACACCAAGCCAACTAGCATCAATCAATAGTTTTTCGGACTTCCCTTTGCCAAAGATGATTGATACTATGGTTAGACCCGGAAGGAGAACCCTCAAGAGCACTAAACAAAAGGATTTGGAGAAGAAACGAAGGTACTTTCATTCACATTATCACTCAAACTCATTGACTGGCATTTCAACTCACTCTCAAACTTATAGCCAAAGCTGGGCTAGCTTACCAGAGACCAGTTCAGGAATGTTTTCCTCCCTGAAGAGAGACTTGGAGGTCTCCAGGGTTCAAGAGCCAGATCAAGAGACCGTTCGCAAACGTAGAGATATGTTGAAAAATAAGTCGGTCTCCGATTTGGCGCAAATTGGCTCGTTGGCAGACTTTCCAGTACCGACAGTGTTCCAAAACATGGTGGGCACTTCTAAGCGAGATAAAAGCGTCGAGAAAAATAGGTGAGTGGGTcttgttccttctttttcaGTCTTCCAAATGACCCAAATTGATTCCATTCGTTGGATGAGATCTGCTCCAAGCCTCTTAGgttattgtttaaaaggaTATTTCTTGAGTAGAGTCCtctgaaaatataaaaagaaaCTACAGTAGTTTGGATGCCTAGCTTTTCGCCCTCCAAAGTAACAGATTTTCGAGATGNNNNNNNNNNNNNNNNNNNNNNNNNNNNNNNNAGATTTTCGAGATGAATTCT contains the following coding sequences:
- the LOC131887810 gene encoding uncharacterized protein LOC131887810 isoform X2; its protein translation is MAEGRRKLEQDSQIDGVEINPKNVSRRRASPQWKGHFDKLSDKWGTISSASSSVAGSLPTSPIPYHLWGDLEKQKEQGGYPWTHLSHNQEEEVWIDPLKLPRDISAATIRRRDKSIPREWFHLPEGAEPPSVEELLRESSSDDDNVDDTQGAQRAKSPPLCGRGRSKSRERKLNKHKLSSQAQDLQAEYEIVHPVPPQDNPFASESSLKGLSSPFTTYNALPSHDQTSTNAEISRINQEANDPHVHLKQEIVINKEAEDDSDSTGCFPLTRRSRSRSKSKEKKTGKRSTSRHQSENAYALPPRTDVPGREGQISPPEVNRDKKPTPKSIKTKHQGGKSNSSRDEGYEPVGQRRTGFEGTSSLVKLDTREGTNPFLIEDNSPNITKEYEDVQPFGPPLLNNGQSRSPQQQRSKERLEQIMIEEELKMKKLTNNTTPSSRDVPLSNTNNVETNLKIDQASNPFEIPEEANVAIGTSSEMGNASPAKIDRAKEESDQHEKEVAKQKAKQIAKLKEKQTKEEEKKREKNAKEAKSRKEKEEQPQREKRDKEEKLQKIREGKLQKEKEEREEKLRKEEEILEEKLRKEQLVIDERLRKEEAKEEKRQKERDVKEEKLRRERESKEEKQRKEKEIKEKKESQSQEPTRQKEKEANGKVSKNELEREQSNTTLHDHNIAPPEVGNGLSKHDQKPNATDDTDNKKSMESSKVKQESNSQTTNLNEERYSEAIPKNDEDLNPFGDDRKAKYQDKSKTEEPSTLQNPFEEGVFPTNEPLHIDKNDWDLIKQELFHEDGDAQEIIFTPFEKDDETPMDVNRLEKQAQDQIAELFQSNTLEKKKRKEGDALSKQNDEYEDVAELSAEELKKKQQEDEASRQQRLKAQYLKEQEELKAKKDAKRKNKRRDKSQDSKLSFSFFSSSSSQKGGDDDEMEGLVKPSHSSRYSLETNGSEMLDSHSRISKKERAKLEKEAQKEKKRIEKLEKEQQKIEKKEMEEKSKQDQLIKQAELAKLAKEQKEEQKRKKQEEKEHRKNAQEEKDKKQTELAKLALQQKEDEKKKKEEEKERKEKGKREKEMKQAELAKLALEQKQEAKRRKEQDKESKEQAQKEHEMRQAELAKLALEQKEEEKRRKLEEKETKDNAKKDQEMRQAELARLAFEQKEEEKRRKLEEKENKDLMKKEEEKRQAELAKIALEQKAEERRRKLEEKEDKNRTKKEQEKKQEELARLALEQKEEQRKKKLEGKEEKDRMKMEEKRRQEELAKLALEEEEGENRQKVEENEVKDRIKKEEGKLDMASSQQKKKTNLDPHSQKCRETHLLTQDNKDSVPKEKTISTSDMHDLEQESDITNESNIREQELKIEQQKKEIDDMQMLISLANEEPPKSSDLNEGNWPVNQNVPPLHESTAQSNGGQKSGKEEISNSRKDLNKRSFLSKLFHTKSGKAKSMSNLDDPAETKEDERTFEPVIFSASSARPTIEPSNLSPEEKDANKTRPTSEHLYEPILGSPKPSPLADRKDQLKEIVESPTEDNQDSPPGLPLKNKNKRAKHRSQEAPEAMAAKTSNSTSFWKFGSKKNNDEPDLVKNGFHDEDDAEEDEEDMDTSSAGGKDRKSRDRKKKPGLGTKMKNFRLPSPGEVANGYLSSNFHQKNFKQPLVSRSRMEDQDLQRIRQLTVERNTPSELASLSHPFDIPLPKFRKNRSKSNKRDESESEDGGHAPNRLYGTLPRSWREQNLVTGVKENVDPNLVKERQELVKTKSPSELAQFRSITDFPVPSKIQNIFSTNKKNPQRQAEKRRHSASSVEATPEGWTKSLPRSWKDTKLVTNVKEYQPNDIVKQRQELVSTKKPHELAQIHGFSDFPVPALFKRSRSSSGTRDKESRKRASRTSSVVSITRSVGGTLSRGWKDTKLVTKVKVEPDSDTLTMRRNLIQAKSPAELAQITSVADFPIPTALEHFWKSDKPKESEGTEKKGTHKSMSNLEDMYSNLPRALKTECLVRSKIEDEEVLKKRQKLVETMKPGELASITSISDIPIPSALENIFKSSDKPEPPARRNKDIEEKRKRNRSVGALLSYEGLPESLKAEVLVRSKVEEDPEEVRVRQELVKNKTPSQLASINSFSDFPLPKMIDTMVRPGRRTLKSTKQKDLEKKRSQSWASLPETSSGMFSSLKRDLEVSRVQEPDQETVRKRRDMLKNKSVSDLAQIGSLADFPVPTVFQNMVGTSKRDKSVEKNRSETPTGKKESLYEKLPASLRQECLVRVKDENPELQKKRQELTRAKSPTELGNIGSLSDIPIPSPIQNLLHRKSETGSPIPPPRRKDRDDHPKSMYERLPESLKTEVLVRSVVEADEKVLRQRQEMTRSMSPAQLSEIHGFSDFPMPSFKKKKDQSEERGKSQEKENSTESERGSGLYATLPKSLKSEVLVRAKMEDPEVQRQRAEVVKSKSVHELSQITSLSDIPMPAFVSKGPRPVERKKRFREKQRSNSAKNLYETLPRTLRSELLVKQTVQDQALLQQRRRMAGSKSVQELSQIHSLGEFPLPGWLSKSKPDVSASGMDSKRTSMSNLSSKQHIYSTMPKSLTQEMLVRAVIQDPTVINQRRALTQSKSVSELAQINSLADFPIPSTLSRMISRKKDKSRDNESRTETMSTDPESKESGLYATLPKSLKTEVLVRSRMEDPEILRYRQQLAQSKSVGELASIGGFSDFPLPTPIQNLFTGKRRSKREPSKEPEKERERSNSSRPGSRGPSNDMYASLPRSLKTELQVRSMQEGDTQTLKERRALVESKSPAELGQIHSFSEIPVPRMVEDWLHSSESKKGLDSPQRPSRSAHELRGGGLYETLPRSLKEPVLVGSTVEDPDLARQRAELTRSKSPSELAAIRGLGDIPIPGLWSHDSGRTREKKKKDVKEPPKESNKMGTLTRPCVVRSKIEDPEILRQRQELQQNKSIHELSKINNVNEIPLPFKIPLPDIPFPQPTKIFTLFKKKPAQEPVVAASSEIGYTPSASPVTNADTTEAELLRFETSSMDMDTHREQDFGYEVIDRTLADVNQLQDDFEGDDELSEREVHPKVGQAPTSLRKDLATARHQPGLQSQNQQRLDDDEQLVEQYRGTPERKVPSRNKRRTQPHPASSPRHEFPRSESPPPPLPPKKPGGRREEIIDDYEDEEDEEMEVVPVKGILTLEASNGNLQVRKNEYKEIFPSSSSPIQPTSSRGKISPRISSPASPSFLTEVGYGESPTPPPTLPVKTRVGGGGGSDTHNRTKEIQPHIRIGHESPRLDSYDEVFPASLNLAPTALNLKVPFPNEIHESPECATLATLSQPLPVFAPRRRKKQERVDHEDCPEHDRKENILVQTECPPSFGITNSVEECSLPSSSFLCDSSQDQENPILTGLESEREIERITTETDLLTTDDDVERIQSRPLPAPPAPKRTLKKKPSPKKQESHPLSPEMKAASLEESHDEASLKVPNSLMKRSGSSASNKSASRLSMKSPIPSSDASFHTAVQSSMDRTLVDSSEVRRRDNMDEDEETLADSIVDSMHSCADTIVVSDDDLTLNEQGGDTDMEGDDDPLSEHFHSIPLNTASESMEQYVRRMQETPTPPAEDPPFSSVSGLDTSSRFGGETQELSRELLEHVGNLRSTLDHMSSKLGTSPQPPHQA